GCACCTCAAGCTACGGCTACGATGTCCGCTGTGCCAACGAGTTCAAGATCTTCACCAACATCAATTCGACGATCGTCGATCCCAAGGATTTCGACGAGCGCAACTTCGTCGATTTCACCGGTGACGTCTGCATCATTCCGCCGAACTCCTTCGCGCTGGCGCGCACCGTCGAGTACTTCCGGATTCCGCGCAGTGTGCTGACGGTGTGCCTGGGCAAGAGCACCTATGCGCGTTGCGGCATCATCGTGAACGTCACGCCGCTCGAACCCGAGTGGGAGGGGCACGTCACCCTCGA
This genomic interval from Parazoarcus communis contains the following:
- the dcd gene encoding dCTP deaminase — encoded protein: MSIKSDKWIRRMAEQQGMIEPFAPDLVRVNDGGKIVSYGTSSYGYDVRCANEFKIFTNINSTIVDPKDFDERNFVDFTGDVCIIPPNSFALARTVEYFRIPRSVLTVCLGKSTYARCGIIVNVTPLEPEWEGHVTLEFSNTTPLPAKIYANEGIAQMLFFESDEVCDTSYKDRGGKYFGQTGVTLPKI